Proteins from a genomic interval of Rhodopseudomonas julia:
- the rpoC gene encoding DNA-directed RNA polymerase subunit beta', producing MNQEVMNIFSPQAQQQTFDQIRISLASPEKILSWSYGEIKKPETINYRTFKPERDGLFCARIFGPIKDYECLCGKYKRMKYKGIICEKCGVEVTLARVRRERMGHIELAAPVAHIWFLKSLPSRIGLMLDMTLKDIERVLYFENYIVVEPGITPLQEKQLLSEDEYLEAQDQYGADSFTAMIGAEAVRELLMAIDLETEAVRLRQEIAEATTELKPKKLAKRLKVIEAFMASGNRPEWMVMTVVPVIPPDLRPLVPLDGGRFATSDLNDLYRRVINRNNRLKRLIELRAPDIIIRNEKRMLQESVDALFDNGRRGRVITGTNKRPLKSLSDMLKGKQGRFRQNLLGKRVDYSGRSVIVVGPEMKLHQCGLPKKMALELFKPFIYSRLDAKGYSATVKQAKKLVEKEKPEVWDILDEVIREHPVMLNRAPTLHRLGIQAFEPVLVEGKAIQLHPLVCAAFNADFDGDQMAVHVPLSLEAQLEARVLMMSTNNILHPANGQPIIVPSQDIVLGLYYLSVMQDNEPGEGMLFGSINELHHALEVGAVTLHTKIKGRYKGIGPDGEPNSKIYETTPGRMLIGELLPKHPAIPFDICNKLMTKKEISRTIDTVYRHTGQKETVIFCDRIMQLGFRQAARAGISFGKDDMVIPEAKTALVEETRQLAAEYEQQYNDGLITQGEKYNKVVDAWAKCTDKVADEMMKKIQAVEFDEETGRQKQVNSIYMMSHSGARGSPAQMKQLAGMRGLMAKPSGEIIESPIISNFKEGLSVLEYFNSTHGARKGLADTALKTANSGYLTRRLVDVAQDCIITETDCGSENGLTMQAIVDAGQVVATIGQRVLGRTAAEDVTDAATGEVIVPKGELIEERHVEAIEAAGVQSVLIRSVLTCETKYGVCGKCYGRDLARGTPVNMGEAVGVIAAQSIGEPGTQLTMRTFHIGGTAQVVDQSFLESTFEGTVEIRNRSVVRNSDGRLIAMGRNMQVAILDEKGKERSSHRVPYGAKLFVDEGDKIKRGQRIAEWDPYTRPIVTEVGGKVSFEDMVEGASVTETADESTGITKRVVIDWRASPRGANLKPALVVFDANGEPAKLERGGDARYQLSVDAILSVEPGDEVSPGDVLARIPLESAKTRDITGGLPRVAELFEARRPKDHAIIAEQAGMVRFGRDYKNKRRIVIEPVDGEGEPVEYLIPKGRPFHLQEGDVIEKGDFILDGLPAPHDILAIKGVEELAAYLVNEIQEVYRLQGVLINDKHIEVIVRQMLQKVEITEQGDSDLISGEQVDRIELDAINARLHEEGKRTAEGVPVLLGITKASLQTRSFISAASFQETTRVLTDAAVNGKIDTLEGLKENVIVGRLIPAGTGGAIARLRAIAQRRDELIAEDERKRAEISAKAALVDLSGGEGAPVDAAE from the coding sequence ATGAACCAAGAGGTCATGAACATCTTCAGCCCGCAGGCGCAGCAGCAGACGTTCGATCAGATTCGGATTTCGCTCGCGAGCCCTGAGAAGATTCTGTCTTGGTCTTACGGCGAGATCAAAAAGCCGGAAACCATCAACTACCGGACGTTCAAGCCTGAACGCGACGGTCTGTTCTGCGCGCGCATCTTTGGCCCGATCAAGGACTATGAGTGCCTGTGCGGCAAGTACAAGCGGATGAAGTATAAGGGCATCATCTGCGAAAAGTGCGGTGTGGAAGTGACGCTCGCCCGTGTTCGGCGCGAGCGGATGGGCCATATCGAGCTCGCCGCTCCGGTTGCTCATATCTGGTTCTTGAAGTCGCTTCCGTCCCGCATCGGCCTCATGCTCGACATGACGCTGAAGGACATCGAGCGCGTCCTCTATTTCGAGAACTACATCGTCGTTGAGCCGGGCATCACGCCGCTCCAGGAGAAGCAGTTGCTCTCCGAAGACGAGTATCTCGAGGCGCAGGATCAGTACGGTGCCGACAGCTTCACCGCCATGATCGGCGCGGAAGCGGTGCGCGAGTTGCTGATGGCGATCGATCTCGAGACGGAGGCCGTGCGCCTGCGTCAGGAGATCGCCGAGGCGACGACGGAGCTGAAGCCGAAGAAGCTCGCCAAGCGCCTGAAGGTGATCGAGGCGTTCATGGCGTCCGGCAACCGTCCCGAATGGATGGTGATGACGGTCGTTCCGGTCATTCCGCCGGATCTGCGCCCGCTCGTCCCGCTTGATGGCGGTCGCTTTGCGACGTCGGATCTCAACGATCTCTATCGCCGTGTCATCAACCGCAACAACCGCCTGAAGCGCCTGATCGAGCTTCGTGCCCCGGACATCATCATCCGCAACGAAAAGCGGATGTTGCAGGAATCCGTCGATGCGTTGTTCGATAACGGCCGTCGCGGTCGCGTCATCACGGGCACCAACAAGCGCCCGCTGAAGTCGCTCTCCGACATGCTGAAGGGCAAGCAGGGCCGTTTCCGGCAGAACCTTCTTGGCAAGCGCGTCGACTATTCCGGCCGTTCGGTCATCGTGGTCGGCCCGGAGATGAAGCTGCATCAGTGCGGCCTGCCGAAGAAGATGGCGCTCGAGCTGTTCAAGCCGTTCATCTATTCGCGTCTCGACGCCAAGGGCTATTCGGCCACGGTGAAGCAGGCGAAGAAGCTGGTGGAGAAGGAGAAGCCGGAAGTCTGGGATATCCTGGACGAGGTCATCCGTGAGCATCCGGTGATGTTGAACCGGGCGCCGACTTTGCACCGCCTCGGCATTCAGGCTTTCGAGCCGGTGTTGGTGGAAGGCAAGGCGATCCAGCTTCATCCGCTCGTTTGTGCGGCCTTCAATGCCGACTTCGACGGCGACCAGATGGCAGTCCACGTGCCGCTGTCTCTGGAAGCGCAGCTCGAAGCCCGCGTCCTGATGATGTCGACCAACAACATTCTGCACCCGGCAAATGGTCAGCCGATCATCGTGCCGTCGCAGGATATCGTTCTTGGTCTCTATTATCTCTCGGTGATGCAGGACAACGAGCCGGGCGAGGGAATGCTGTTCGGTTCGATCAACGAGTTGCATCATGCACTCGAGGTCGGTGCGGTGACGCTGCACACGAAGATCAAAGGTCGCTACAAGGGCATCGGCCCCGATGGCGAGCCGAACTCGAAGATCTATGAGACAACGCCTGGACGCATGCTGATCGGCGAGCTTCTTCCGAAGCATCCGGCCATCCCGTTCGACATCTGCAACAAGCTGATGACGAAGAAGGAGATCAGCCGGACGATCGATACGGTTTACCGGCATACGGGGCAGAAAGAGACTGTGATCTTCTGCGACCGGATCATGCAGCTCGGCTTCCGTCAGGCGGCTCGCGCCGGCATTTCGTTCGGCAAGGACGACATGGTCATTCCGGAGGCGAAGACGGCGCTCGTCGAAGAGACGCGTCAGCTCGCGGCTGAATATGAGCAGCAGTACAACGACGGCCTGATCACTCAGGGCGAGAAGTACAACAAAGTCGTCGACGCGTGGGCGAAGTGCACCGATAAGGTCGCCGACGAGATGATGAAGAAGATCCAGGCGGTCGAGTTCGATGAAGAGACCGGACGCCAGAAGCAGGTCAACTCCATCTATATGATGTCGCATTCTGGTGCGCGTGGTTCACCTGCGCAGATGAAGCAGCTTGCCGGTATGCGTGGTCTGATGGCCAAGCCGTCGGGTGAGATCATCGAAAGCCCGATCATCTCCAACTTCAAGGAGGGTCTGTCGGTTCTGGAGTACTTCAACTCCACGCACGGTGCCCGAAAGGGTCTGGCCGACACCGCTTTGAAGACGGCGAACTCGGGTTATCTTACGCGCCGTCTCGTCGACGTGGCCCAGGACTGCATCATCACCGAGACGGATTGCGGCTCGGAGAACGGCCTCACCATGCAGGCGATTGTCGATGCGGGCCAGGTTGTCGCGACGATCGGCCAGCGCGTCCTTGGACGTACGGCAGCCGAAGACGTGACGGATGCGGCAACGGGCGAGGTCATTGTTCCGAAGGGCGAGCTCATCGAAGAGCGGCATGTGGAAGCGATCGAAGCGGCGGGCGTGCAGTCCGTGCTCATTCGTTCGGTTCTCACCTGCGAGACCAAATACGGCGTCTGCGGCAAGTGCTACGGTCGCGATCTGGCTCGCGGCACTCCGGTCAATATGGGTGAAGCCGTCGGCGTCATTGCGGCACAGTCGATCGGCGAGCCGGGAACGCAGCTCACTATGCGTACCTTCCACATTGGTGGTACGGCACAGGTGGTCGACCAGTCGTTCCTGGAATCGACGTTCGAGGGCACGGTCGAAATTCGCAACCGTTCTGTGGTGCGCAATTCCGATGGCCGGCTCATCGCCATGGGCCGCAACATGCAGGTCGCCATTCTCGACGAGAAGGGCAAGGAGAGGTCGAGCCATCGCGTTCCGTACGGCGCCAAGCTGTTCGTGGACGAGGGCGACAAGATCAAGCGCGGGCAGCGGATCGCCGAATGGGATCCGTACACTCGGCCGATCGTCACCGAAGTCGGCGGCAAGGTGTCGTTTGAGGATATGGTCGAAGGCGCGTCCGTCACGGAGACGGCCGACGAATCGACCGGCATCACCAAGCGTGTCGTCATCGACTGGCGGGCGAGCCCACGTGGCGCGAATTTGAAGCCTGCTCTCGTTGTCTTCGATGCGAACGGCGAACCGGCCAAGCTCGAGCGCGGCGGCGACGCCCGCTACCAGCTGTCGGTCGATGCCATTCTCTCGGTTGAGCCGGGAGACGAGGTTTCGCCGGGCGATGTGCTGGCACGTATCCCGCTTGAAAGCGCCAAGACGCGCGACATCACCGGCGGTCTTCCGCGGGTGGCGGAACTCTTCGAAGCGCGGCGTCCGAAGGATCACGCTATCATTGCCGAGCAGGCAGGCATGGTTCGTTTCGGCCGCGACTACAAGAACAAGCGGCGTATTGTGATCGAGCCTGTCGATGGCGAAGGCGAGCCGGTGGAATACTTGATCCCGAAGGGACGGCCGTTCCATCTGCAAGAGGGAGACGTCATCGAGAAGGGCGACTTCATCCTCGACGGTCTGCCGGCCCCGCACGACATCCTGGCGATCAAGGGCGTGGAAGAGCTTGCTGCCTACCTCGTCAACGAGATCCAGGAGGTCTACCGGCTGCAGGGCGTGTTGATCAACGACAAGCACATCGAGGTGATCGTTCGCCAGATGCTGCAGAAGGTTGAGATCACCGAGCAGGGCGACAGCGACCTCATCTCGGGCGAGCAGGTCGATCGTATCGAGCTCGATGCCATCAATGCGCGGCTCCACGAGGAAGGCAAGCGGACGGCGGAAGGCGTGCCGGTTCTGCTGGGTATCACCAAGGCGAGCCTGCAGACCCGCTCGTTCATCTCCGCGGCCTCCTTCCAGGAGACCACTCGGGTGCTCACCGATGCTGCCGTCAACGGCAAGATCGATACGCTCGAAGGCCTCAAGGAGAACGTCATCGTCGGCCGCCTCATTCCGGCTGGTACCGGTGGCGCGATCGCGCGGCTGCGGGCGATCGCCCAGCGGCGTGACGAGCTCATTGCCGAGGACGAGCGCAAGCGGGCGGAGATCTCCGCCAAGGCGGCTCTCGTCGATCTCAGCGGTGGCGAGGGTGCCCCTGTCGACGCGGCTGAATAG
- the rplJ gene encoding 50S ribosomal protein L10 → MDRAQKSEMVDSLNGVFSDTGVVVVAHYSGLTVADMTDLRGRMRAAGGSLKVVKNRLVKLALKGTDAEHISDLFQGPTVIAYSDDPVAAPKVAADFAKAKDKFVILGGAMGATNLDKDGVEALAKLPSLDELRAKLVGMINTPATRIAGVTQAPAAQLARVFGAYAKKDEAA, encoded by the coding sequence GTGGATAGAGCGCAGAAAAGCGAAATGGTCGACAGCCTCAACGGCGTGTTTTCGGACACGGGCGTTGTGGTCGTTGCCCACTATTCCGGCCTGACCGTTGCGGACATGACCGACCTTCGCGGTCGCATGCGCGCTGCGGGCGGGAGCCTCAAGGTGGTCAAGAACCGCCTCGTCAAGCTCGCTCTGAAGGGCACGGACGCCGAGCATATCAGCGATCTGTTCCAGGGTCCGACGGTCATCGCCTATTCAGACGATCCCGTCGCTGCTCCCAAGGTTGCCGCAGACTTCGCCAAGGCGAAGGACAAGTTTGTCATTCTCGGCGGCGCCATGGGCGCAACCAACCTGGACAAGGACGGAGTGGAGGCGCTGGCCAAGCTTCCGTCGCTGGATGAGCTGCGTGCCAAGCTGGTTGGCATGATCAATACGCCTGCCACTCGCATTGCGGGTGTCACGCAGGCGCCTGCCGCACAGCTTGCCCGGGTTTTCGGAGCGTACGCGAAAAAGGACGAGGCGGCTTGA
- the rplL gene encoding 50S ribosomal protein L7/L12: protein MADLAKIVDDLSNLTVLEAAELSKMLEEKWGVSAAAPVAVAAAGGAAGGEAAAEEEKDEFDVILASAGDKKINVIKEVRAITGLGLKEAKDLVEGAPKPVKEAASKSEAEEIKKKLEEAGATVELK, encoded by the coding sequence ATGGCTGATCTTGCTAAGATTGTGGACGATCTGTCCAACCTGACCGTGCTGGAGGCCGCCGAGCTCTCCAAGATGCTGGAAGAGAAGTGGGGCGTCTCCGCCGCCGCTCCGGTTGCCGTTGCGGCTGCCGGTGGCGCTGCTGGCGGTGAGGCCGCTGCGGAAGAGGAAAAGGATGAATTCGACGTCATCCTCGCCTCTGCCGGCGACAAGAAGATCAACGTCATCAAGGAAGTCCGCGCCATCACCGGCCTCGGACTGAAAGAGGCGAAGGATCTCGTCGAAGGCGCTCCGAAGCCGGTCAAGGAAGCGGCCTCCAAGTCTGAGGCCGAAGAGATCAAGAAGAAGCTCGAAGAAGCCGGCGCAACCGTCGAGCTCAAGTAA
- the rpsG gene encoding 30S ribosomal protein S7: protein MSRRRRADKREINPDPKYGDRVISKFMNSVMYHGKKSAAESIVYGALESVEGRMRQDPVAIFHQALDNVMPHVEVRSRRVGGATYQVPVEVRVDRRQALAIRWLITAARGRNERTMKERLSGELMDAANNRGNAVKKREDTHRMAEANRAFSHYRW, encoded by the coding sequence ATGTCGCGACGCCGTCGTGCAGACAAGCGGGAAATCAATCCCGATCCGAAATATGGAGATCGCGTGATCTCCAAGTTCATGAACTCCGTGATGTATCACGGTAAGAAATCGGCCGCTGAATCGATCGTCTACGGGGCGCTCGAGAGTGTGGAAGGTCGGATGCGCCAGGATCCTGTCGCGATCTTCCATCAGGCGCTCGACAACGTCATGCCGCATGTGGAAGTGCGCTCCCGCCGTGTCGGTGGTGCGACCTACCAGGTGCCGGTCGAGGTTCGGGTGGATCGTCGGCAGGCGCTGGCCATTCGCTGGCTGATCACGGCCGCACGCGGCCGTAACGAGCGGACCATGAAGGAGCGCCTTTCCGGCGAGCTCATGGACGCTGCCAACAACCGCGGAAATGCGGTGAAGAAGCGCGAAGACACGCACCGCATGGCGGAAGCGAACCGCGCCTTCTCCCATTACCGCTGGTAA
- the rpoB gene encoding DNA-directed RNA polymerase subunit beta yields the protein MANTAVQTASFSGRRRIRKFFGHITEAAEMPNLIEVQKSSYDQFLMVEEPEGGRGDEGIQAVFKSVFPITDFSGQAMLEFVRYEFEPPKYDTEECRQRDMTYAAPLKVTLRLIVFDVDEDTGAKSVKDIKEQDVYMGDMPLMTDNGTFIINGTERVIVSQMHRSPGVFFDHDKGKTHSSGKLLFAARIIPYRGSWLDIEFDAKDVVHARIDRRRKIPVTSLLMALGMDGEEILSTFYDIVTATRGDNGWIVPFDPEKLRGTKASEDYVDAASGEVVVEAGKKITARLARQLVEKGVKSLMVSDEQVLGRYLGEDIVNFETGEIYAEAGDEISEKMLDQLRELNRDELALLEIDHVNVGAYMRNTLAADKNESREDALFDIYRVMRPGEPPTIETAEAMFQSLFFDPERYDLSAVGRVKMNMRLDLQTEDTMRVLRKEDILAVIRMLLDLRDGRGEIDDIDNLGNRRVRSVGELMENQYRVGLLRMERAIKERMSSVEIDTVMPQDLINAKPAAAAVREFFGSSQLSQFMDQTNPLSEITHKRRLSALGPGGLTRERAGFEVRDVHPTHYGRICPIETPEGPNIGLINSLATFARVNKYGFIESPYRRIVEGKVTDEVVYLSAMEEAKYTVAQANAQLDEDGRFANELVTCRHSGDVSMVSRDKVDLMDVSPKQLVSVAAALIPFLENDDANRALMGSNMQRQAVPLVRAEAPLVGTGMEPIVARDSGAAITARRTGVVDQVDATRIVIRATEEIDTSKSGVDIYRLQKFQRSNQNTCITQRPLVRVGEQVRKGEVIADGPSTDIGDLALGRNVLVAFMPWNGYNFEDSILLSERIVRDDVFTSIHIEEFEVMARDTKLGPEEITRDIPNVSEEALRNLDEAGIVYIGAEVQPGDILVGKITPKGESPITPEEKLLRAIFGEKASDVRDTSLRMPPGTYGTIVEVRVFNRHGVEKDERAMAIEREEIERLAKDRDDEQSILDRNIYGRLADMLRGEAGAAGPKGFKKGTEITDEVMAEYPRSQWWLFAVGDDKKMSDIEGLKQQYDESRKRLENRFIDKVEKLQRGDELPPGVMKMVKVFVAVKRKIQPGDKMAGRHGNKGVVSKIVPVEDMPFLADGTHADIVLNPLGVPSRMNVGQILETHLGWACANLGKQIGELVEVYRKSGDVQPLRSHLSGIYDDNEKNEKISSFDDESVVRLGHQLTSGVPIATPVFDGAKEADIDELLEKAGLNRSGQAQLFDGKTGEAFDRNVTVGYIYMLKLHHLVDDKIHARSIGPYSLVTQQPLGGKAQFGGQRFGEMEVWALEAYGAAYTLQEMLTVKSDDVAGRTKVYEAIVRGDDTFEAGIPESFNVLVKEMRSLGLSVDLEDSEKMRSLPQSYDKDAAE from the coding sequence ATGGCGAACACTGCCGTTCAGACCGCAAGCTTTTCCGGCCGCCGCCGCATCCGCAAGTTCTTTGGTCACATCACCGAAGCGGCCGAGATGCCGAACCTGATCGAGGTGCAGAAATCCTCCTACGATCAGTTTCTCATGGTGGAAGAGCCAGAGGGCGGCCGCGGCGACGAAGGCATCCAGGCCGTATTCAAGTCCGTTTTCCCGATCACGGACTTCTCCGGCCAGGCGATGCTGGAGTTTGTGCGCTACGAATTTGAGCCGCCGAAATACGATACCGAGGAATGCCGGCAGCGTGACATGACCTACGCCGCGCCGCTCAAGGTGACGCTGCGGCTGATCGTCTTCGATGTGGACGAGGATACGGGTGCAAAGTCCGTCAAGGACATCAAAGAGCAGGACGTCTATATGGGCGACATGCCGTTGATGACGGACAACGGCACCTTCATCATCAACGGCACCGAGCGCGTCATCGTCTCGCAGATGCATCGCTCGCCGGGCGTCTTCTTCGACCACGACAAGGGCAAGACGCATTCCTCCGGCAAGCTTCTGTTTGCCGCCCGCATCATCCCGTATCGCGGCTCCTGGCTCGACATCGAGTTCGACGCCAAGGACGTGGTGCATGCCCGCATCGACCGTCGCCGCAAGATTCCGGTCACGTCGCTTTTGATGGCGCTCGGGATGGACGGCGAGGAGATTCTGTCGACCTTCTACGACATCGTGACGGCGACGCGCGGGGACAATGGCTGGATCGTGCCTTTCGATCCGGAAAAGCTGCGCGGCACCAAGGCGAGCGAAGATTACGTCGATGCCGCGAGCGGCGAGGTTGTCGTCGAGGCTGGCAAGAAGATCACCGCCCGCCTGGCGCGCCAGCTTGTGGAAAAGGGCGTCAAGTCACTGATGGTCTCTGACGAGCAGGTGCTCGGCCGTTATCTCGGCGAGGACATCGTGAATTTCGAGACCGGCGAGATCTATGCGGAGGCCGGCGACGAGATTTCCGAGAAGATGCTCGACCAGCTTCGTGAGCTGAACCGCGACGAGCTCGCGCTTCTCGAGATCGATCACGTCAATGTCGGCGCATATATGCGCAACACGCTTGCCGCCGATAAGAACGAGAGCCGCGAAGACGCGCTTTTCGATATCTATCGGGTGATGCGTCCGGGCGAGCCGCCGACGATCGAGACGGCGGAGGCGATGTTCCAGTCGCTGTTCTTCGATCCGGAGCGCTACGACCTCTCCGCCGTCGGTCGCGTGAAGATGAACATGCGTCTCGACCTCCAGACCGAGGACACGATGCGGGTCTTGCGCAAGGAGGATATCCTTGCCGTCATCCGCATGCTGCTCGACCTGCGTGACGGTCGCGGCGAGATCGACGATATCGACAATCTCGGCAACCGCCGTGTGCGTTCGGTCGGCGAGCTGATGGAAAATCAGTACCGCGTCGGTCTTCTGCGCATGGAGCGGGCGATCAAGGAGCGCATGTCGTCGGTCGAGATCGATACGGTGATGCCGCAGGATCTGATCAACGCCAAGCCGGCCGCTGCCGCTGTGCGCGAGTTCTTCGGTTCCTCGCAGCTGTCGCAGTTCATGGACCAGACGAATCCGCTGTCGGAAATCACTCACAAGCGGCGCCTGTCGGCGCTCGGACCGGGTGGTCTGACGCGTGAGCGGGCCGGCTTCGAAGTGCGCGACGTGCATCCGACCCATTACGGTCGTATCTGCCCGATTGAGACGCCGGAAGGCCCGAATATCGGCCTCATCAACTCGCTCGCGACCTTCGCTCGGGTCAACAAGTATGGCTTCATCGAGAGCCCGTACCGGCGCATCGTCGAAGGCAAGGTGACCGACGAGGTCGTCTATCTCTCGGCCATGGAAGAGGCGAAGTACACGGTCGCCCAGGCGAACGCTCAGCTCGACGAAGATGGACGTTTCGCCAACGAACTCGTCACATGCCGCCACAGCGGCGACGTCTCGATGGTGTCACGCGACAAGGTCGATCTCATGGACGTGTCGCCGAAGCAGCTCGTTTCGGTGGCGGCGGCGCTCATTCCGTTCCTGGAAAACGATGACGCCAACCGCGCGCTCATGGGCTCAAACATGCAGCGGCAGGCCGTGCCTCTGGTGCGCGCCGAGGCGCCGCTGGTCGGCACGGGCATGGAGCCGATCGTGGCACGCGATTCGGGCGCTGCGATCACGGCACGGCGTACCGGCGTCGTCGATCAGGTTGACGCGACACGTATCGTCATCCGGGCCACGGAAGAGATCGACACCTCGAAGTCCGGTGTCGACATCTACCGGCTGCAGAAGTTCCAGCGTTCCAACCAGAACACCTGCATCACGCAGCGTCCGCTGGTGCGGGTCGGTGAGCAGGTACGCAAGGGCGAGGTGATTGCCGACGGTCCGTCGACGGATATCGGCGATCTTGCGCTCGGGCGGAACGTGCTCGTCGCGTTCATGCCGTGGAACGGCTACAACTTCGAGGATTCCATCCTTCTGTCGGAGCGGATCGTTCGCGACGACGTCTTCACTTCGATCCACATCGAAGAATTCGAGGTGATGGCGCGCGATACGAAGCTCGGTCCGGAAGAGATCACGCGCGATATTCCGAACGTCTCGGAAGAGGCGCTTCGCAATCTCGACGAGGCGGGCATCGTTTATATCGGTGCGGAAGTGCAGCCGGGCGACATTCTGGTTGGTAAGATCACGCCGAAGGGCGAGAGCCCGATCACGCCGGAAGAGAAGCTTCTGCGTGCGATCTTCGGCGAGAAGGCTTCGGATGTGCGTGACACCTCGCTCCGCATGCCGCCAGGAACCTACGGCACCATCGTCGAAGTGCGCGTCTTCAACCGCCACGGCGTGGAGAAAGACGAGCGCGCGATGGCGATCGAGCGCGAAGAAATCGAACGCCTTGCCAAGGACCGCGACGACGAGCAGTCGATCCTAGACCGCAATATTTATGGCCGTCTGGCCGACATGCTGCGCGGTGAGGCGGGTGCTGCCGGACCGAAGGGCTTCAAGAAGGGGACTGAAATCACCGACGAGGTGATGGCAGAGTATCCCCGCTCGCAGTGGTGGCTGTTTGCCGTCGGCGACGACAAGAAAATGTCGGACATCGAGGGTCTGAAGCAGCAGTACGACGAGAGCCGCAAGCGTCTTGAGAACCGCTTCATCGACAAGGTGGAGAAGCTGCAGCGCGGCGACGAGCTGCCTCCCGGCGTCATGAAGATGGTCAAGGTCTTCGTCGCTGTGAAGCGCAAGATCCAGCCTGGCGACAAGATGGCCGGCCGACATGGCAACAAGGGTGTCGTGTCGAAGATCGTTCCGGTCGAGGACATGCCGTTCCTAGCAGACGGGACGCATGCCGATATCGTGCTCAATCCGCTTGGCGTGCCAAGCCGCATGAATGTCGGACAGATTCTCGAAACGCATCTCGGTTGGGCTTGTGCTAATCTCGGCAAGCAGATCGGTGAGCTTGTAGAAGTCTATCGCAAGAGCGGCGACGTTCAGCCTTTGCGCTCACATCTGTCGGGCATCTACGACGACAACGAGAAGAACGAGAAGATCTCGTCGTTCGACGATGAATCCGTCGTGCGGCTCGGTCATCAGCTCACCTCCGGCGTGCCGATCGCGACCCCGGTCTTCGACGGCGCCAAAGAGGCCGATATCGACGAGCTTCTGGAAAAGGCGGGTCTCAACCGCTCGGGCCAGGCGCAGCTTTTCGACGGCAAAACCGGCGAGGCGTTCGATCGTAACGTGACGGTCGGCTACATCTACATGCTGAAGCTGCACCATCTCGTCGACGACAAGATCCATGCGCGCTCCATCGGCCCGTACTCTCTCGTCACCCAGCAGCCGCTGGGCGGTAAGGCACAGTTCGGCGGACAGCGTTTCGGCGAAATGGAGGTGTGGGCCCTGGAAGCTTACGGCGCGGCCTATACCTTGCAAGAGATGCTAACGGTGAAATCGGACGACGTCGCGGGCCGGACCAAAGTCTACGAAGCGATCGTCAGAGGCGACGATACCTTCGAAGCGGGTATCCCGGAGAGCTTCAACGTTCTCGTCAAAGAGATGCGTTCGCTCGGCCTTAGCGTCGATCTGGAAGATTCCGAGAAGATGCGTTCTCTGCCACAGAGTTACGACAAGGATGCCGCAGAATAG
- the rpsL gene encoding 30S ribosomal protein S12 has translation MPTINQLIRKPRHDKPRRNKVPALEANPQKRGVCTRVYTTTPKKPNSALRKVAKVRLTNGYEVVGYIPGEGHNLQEHSVVMIRGGRVKDLPGVRYHILRGVLDTQGVKDRRQRRSKYGAKRPK, from the coding sequence ATGCCGACGATCAACCAGCTCATCCGCAAGCCGCGTCACGACAAGCCGCGGCGTAACAAGGTGCCGGCGCTCGAGGCCAATCCGCAAAAGCGCGGTGTGTGCACGCGCGTCTACACGACGACGCCGAAGAAGCCGAACTCCGCGCTGCGTAAGGTCGCCAAGGTGCGCCTCACCAACGGCTACGAAGTCGTCGGCTACATTCCGGGCGAGGGTCACAATCTTCAGGAGCACTCCGTGGTGATGATCCGCGGCGGTCGCGTGAAGGACCTTCCGGGTGTTCGCTATCACATTCTGCGCGGCGTTCTCGACACGCAGGGCGTCAAAGACCGTCGCCAGCGTCGTTCGAAGTACGGCGCGAAACGGCCGAAGTAA